The following proteins are co-located in the Castanea sativa cultivar Marrone di Chiusa Pesio chromosome 8, ASM4071231v1 genome:
- the LOC142606725 gene encoding exocyst complex component EXO70H1-like — MPSKGMRNVFFKSTSPSPSRTAMVPPASPSRTFSESLMDENIEIAESLITKWGVNNVSSFANVTSLFHADPHEAKRYLNSVRDLQAAMQHLVTQNSSSEKIVAAQNLMQLAMKRLEKEFYQILSVNRANLDPESVSVRSSISSAARSSTSDFEESDESEEDEFRFGTELDDSLSDMDRVSMIAMADLKAIADCMISSGYGKECVKIYKIIRKSIVDESLYHLGVERQISLSQLQKMDWEMVELKIKTWLNAVKVAVKTLFYGERILCDHVFAAADSIRESCFSEISKEAALSLFEFPETVAKCKKTPEKMFRTLDLYEAISDLLPEIQSIFSYESTSTVRSQAINSLIKLGDAVRTMLMDFETAIQKDPSKATVPGGGVHPLTRYVMNYISLLADYSGALADIVADWPLNLQTPLPESYFGSPSELDDCPVSVRFAWLVLVLLCKLDGKAELYKDVALSYLFLANNLQYVVAKVRSSNLKIFLGEDWVNKHELKVKQYASNYERMGWSKVIASLPEDPTAEISPDQARDCYKKFGAAFEEAYKKQSSWVVPDPKLRDEIKVSVERKLGGAYRNFYEKNRGGSGSFVKFAPDDLGNYLSDLFYGNGSTGSVSSSSHSRGRRGH, encoded by the coding sequence ATGCCAAGTAAAGGAATGAGGAACGTGTTTTTCAAATCTACTTCACCTTCACCTTCTAGAACAGCGATGGTTCCACCAGCTTCACCTAGCCGTACTTTCTCTGAGTCTCTAATGGACGAGAACATTGAGATTGCTGAGTCTCTCATTACCAAATGGGGCGTTAATAATGTCTCTTCTTTTGCAAACGTCACCTCGCTTTTCCACGCCGATCCTCACGAGGCTAAACGGTATTTGAACTCTGTTAGAGACTTACAGGCCGCCATGCAACACTTGGTTACCCAGAACTCGAGCTCTGAAAAGATTGTCGCGGCTCAGAATTTGATGCAACTTGCCATGAAGAGGTTGGAGAAGGAGTTCTATCAGATTTTGTCTGTGAATAGGGCTAACTTGGACCCTGAATCGGTTTCGGTTCGCTCGTCGATATCTTCGGCGGCGAGGTCGAGCACTTCGGATTTCGAGGAAAGCGATGAGTCGGAGGAGGACGAGTTCCGATTCGGGACTGAGTTGGATGACTCGCTCTCCGATATGGACCGAGTTTCGATGATCGCGATGGCGGATTTGAAAGCCATTGCTGATTGTATGATATCGTCTGGTTATGGAAAAGAGTGCGTCAAGATTTACAAGATAATTCGGAAATCGATTGTCGATGAGTCGCTGTATCACCTCGGTGTTGAGAGGCAGATTAGCCTCTCACAGTTGCAAAAGATGGATTGGGAAATGGTGGAGTTGAAAATCAAAACCTGGCTGAACGCAGTGAAGGTCGCCGTGAAAACACTCTTTTACGGCGAGAGAATTCTCTGTGACCACGTGTTCGCAGCCGCGGATTCTATCAGGGAGTCTTGCTTCTCTGAAATTTCCAAAGAGGCTGCACTAAGCCTGTTTGAATTCCCGGAAACCGTGGCAAAGTGCAAGAAAACCCCCGAGAAAATGTTTCGCACACTGGACCTATACGAAGCAATATCAGATCTCTTGCCTGAAATCCAATCCATCTTCTCGTACGAATCAACCTCCACCGTCCGATCACAGGCCATTAACTCCTTGATCAAACTCGGCGACGCGGTGCGTACAATGTTAATGGATTTCGAAACCGCCATTCAAAAAGACCCGTCAAAAGCTACAGTCCCAGGCGGTGGGGTCCACCCATTAACACGTTACGTGATGAACTATATCTCTTTGCTCGCCGATTACAGTGGCGCACTCGCCGATATAGTCGCCGACTGGCCGTTAAATCTACAAACGCCGTTACCGGAATCATATTTCGGTAGCCCAAGCGAGCTCGATGATTGCCCAGTTTCCGTACGATTTGCGTGGCTAGTCTTGGTTTTACTCTGCAAACTCGACGGCAAAGCCGAGCTATACAAGGACGTGGCACTCTCGTACTTGTTCTTAGCCAATAATCTCCAATACGTCGTCGCTAAGGTCCGCAGTTCGAATTTGAAGATTTTTCTTGGTGAAGATTGGGTGAATAAGCATGAGTTGAAGGTGAAACAGTACGCTTCGAATTACGAGAGAATGGGATGGAGCAAAGTGATAGCTTCGTTGCCGGAAGATCCAACGGCTGAGATTTCGCCGGACCAAGCCAGGGACTGTTATAAGAAATTCGGGGCGGCGTTTGAAGAGGCTTATAAGAAACAGAGTTCGTGGGTCGTGCCCGACCCGAAACTGAGAGACGAGATTAAAGTTTCGGTGGAGAGGAAGCTTGGAGGGGCGTACAGGAATTTCTATGAGAAGAATCGGGGCGGGTCGGGTTCCTTTGTCAAATTTGCCCCTGATGATTTGGGGAATTACTTATCGGATTTGTTCTATGGGAATGGGAGTACAGGGAGTGTTTCGTCATCGTCACATTCGCGTGGCAGACGTGGACAttga